Within the Seriola aureovittata isolate HTS-2021-v1 ecotype China chromosome 24, ASM2101889v1, whole genome shotgun sequence genome, the region TGTGAAGTACAGCCAATAAAGTACTGTCAATAAATCTATCCAATAGTTCTATGTGCTTCTGTTTTATTGAGGCTCTTCGAGATGTTCAGTGCTTTGAAAGTGGAGAAATCAGTACATGAGGGTTTAGACTaatagtgtaaaacaaaaccttccagaatattattataaaactaTTATTTCATGGGTGGATCACACGTTAGGGGAAAGggactaaaacacaaacacataagtACAGAGGCGCATACACACAGTTTAAGCCCAGCATGTTTAttgagaacagagagaggaagaaggttCAGAAGACTTCTAGTTGAAGTCAGTGATTCGCCTGAGTGAGCCGATCCTTGGACTGGCACCGCCCCAGTCGCTGTATCTGCGGTATTCACCGGGTCGCAGGTAGTAGGTTCTCCCCTTGTAGTTGGGCTGGTCGTACAGCAGCCAGTGGCCGTCGACCACATTGCATGAATTAATGTCAGACATACGGAGGCGGTCCTGGACGTTGGGGCAATCGTCGCTCACCTCCTGCATTTGGCCGGCCATATCTGGACGCTCATACAATCTTATTCTGTAGGAACCGCGATGCTgcacaaagaacaaaatgtatgagtcaaactgttttagttttgtttcattattgtGTTGTACTGTCGTATTTTTGGGTGATTGTGAACATGTGAAATTCATGAATAGTCCCTAAGTGTAAATACCCAATTATCTAATACTATTTGCAGGTTAACACATACAgtttgtcatggtttgctatggcagacactttttgttagttttgttttggagtttttgcacttcctgttttattttgtaattggtttccatgtgtgtcagtgtttttgcttcctgtcttggtcctgtgtctgtgattgtctgccccgccctaatgtgtttcacctgtgttcaatcacccttgcctcccttgtctatatagtccttgtgcttccctttgtctgtgtcggttcgtcccTTTTCAGTTCcgggtttgttcacgtctgttcatgtcacgttcatgCCATgttcatttttggatttttgtttaataaacctgcctgccccgtctcccatgtgttagctgcatttgggtcctacttacctcgcaAAAACCCTGACACAGTTATACAAAGACTGGTTTGCAAAAGTAGTCTTGACCAGAAGTTCTACCTCAGCCTAGAGTTTCAGTTTAAGCTTCATGGAGTACCAGATGGGCGGAGTTTAACCAGCCTGATCTAAGCTCATCTTCCACCACAGCTCATGATATTTTTACTCTGGGGGATTTCAATCAAACGTGAGTTTTTGAAGATTATGTCCCAAAAGTCTCTCAGTTTTAAGACTTTGACAATCTTTAAGGTAAGCATACTATTAGCTACTTTTCATGTTCATTACAGACATCTATTACTGAgttttttccccaaatgttgTGTAAGTTTAGTTTGATACATACAGATTTACATtcaatatatttatgtaaacCTCCTGATATCTGTTGACATCCATCCCTGCATACTCTTTCTGTACCAGCTGGATGAGGCTTACCATGGGAATCATGCGGCAGGAGCGGATGCAGTCGTTAATGCCGATCATGCGCTGGTTGTCGGAGTATTCCCCCCTGCGAAGGAAGTACTGGTGGCCCAGGTAGTTGGGTCTCTCATACACCATGAAGCAGCCGCTCTCCACCCGGATGGAGTTGCAGCGGTTGAAGTAGGGGTGCAGGTCGGCACAGTCGCTCATGCACTCATGGTGCCGACCCTGGAAATTTCTGTCCTCGTAGAATATGATctgcaaatatataatataaatatatatatatatataatatttgcattgattaattattaactCCCACTTTGTTAAAAACATCTCAAAGCTTACATGTTTCCATTCTGTATTTTCAGTAGCAACATATAATTAGCTTACCTTTCCCATTGTTATTTTAGTGGGGGCCAGATGGATGCTCAATAGACGCTCTCTGTACCGCTGTCCTTTTATATAGTTACTGTGTGATGGCACAGCATAAAGTATTGTCATCCAAATAGGTTTCATAACACAAATCTGGTTATGTATAGCGATGCACCAAAGTGTGATGAGTTATTGTTGTcctgttttccccatgttcatCACTATTCATCAAAACACCACAATGTGAGAGTGACCCTGGGGGCACTGTTCACAGTATCAGCAAAACAACAGGCGTCATTTGTGTCCTTTTCACTCAAAAAGATTGCTAACACTATATGCCAGGGCCAGAACGTGCCTCGACCGCTCccacaaattattattaaaccaTACAGGATTATTTCAGATGAAAAGATAAATTAATTTATCCCTCAGGCTGCTTGTATTTTAAGCACTTTTATCCATATTTACTACAGTGAATCTCAGATAATAATGTGTCATACTCTTGGTGTTCAATTTTTTTGCAAGATATGTGACTAGCATAAAAGAACCAGTCGACCACTGGTCCAGGCTGAATGTCGCTACAACTATTAGGTTGAGTGCAATGAAATTTAGTAAACATTCATGTTTCTCGCAGGATGAATTTTGATCCTAACTTTCCTTGCACCATAAGGAAAAATTATCATTGATGACCaaataatgacatttccatccGCCTTAAGCACTAACTAACTTAGCAATTTCATTATACATGCTTTAACACTGACAACATTAACATCAGCATGAGCAATGCAGTTGTGAGCATGTAAGCTTGCTGACTAGCAATTAGCTCAAAGCTCTGCAGAGACTTGCTAGCTTGTGTTcgctcacagaaacacaccaatCACTGCTATTATtcaatgtgtatttttatgccttgtacCAAAGCATTTAGAGCCCAAGCTACCGTTATTTTGTACTTTAATTTCTCTTGATCAGGTGGGCCTGAAGTAATTACATAATATACAGTAGCAGGCAAatgcactgtaaacagaccaCGCATTTCATCACCTTAAAGAGTTCAACGATTAGTAATAAATTAATGGCTAAACTTGCTTACTAGCAAGCTGAGAGACTGAAGTGGTGCGGATTGCTTTCCCTTCACTACACCTGCTGTACTTGCAAGGTGGACAAGGGCCCTTGAACATAACTTTATTTGCTGTTTCTGGGCTCCAAGTGAGGTGTTTTCAGGGGGCCCAGAAGCTACTGAGGATGCGACAAGAAATAGATTTTTCTGTGATATCTGGCAAAAAATGAGCATGATACATGTTTGGATTGCTGAAATTGCAGCAAGCTTTATGAAGGACATTTGcgaaattgaaattaaaattagttatatatatatttgcatgtcAATAAGCAGcctattttaatttaaatttttagtCGTTGAGGTACAGGTTTTTGATGTGGAAGCTTTTGGAATAATGCTGCGCATTACAGTCCACTATTACACACATACGAAAGGTTACTCTCAATTTTCTCAAAACTATTTCTGCTTTAAAGAAAGGTAAAACtccataaaatatgaaaagttaCTCGAAACAGTATCAAGCTCATCATGCACAGACagctgacacagagacacagtgctGTTTTATAAACCTCAATCCAAGGTCATGAGATTCAGTCTTTTGTCATTCTAATGAGCAGGCATTTGGTGCTTTTGCTACCCTGCCAAGATTTTGATGCCATTCATATAGATAAAAAACCCTGATTCATCAAAGCCAAGGGTCTGGTCCAATACTGCCCCCGACTCGTTATACCATTGGATGCCCACATAAATACATCTCAGTGTTTCTACTGCTTCAGATCATTATGATAAGGGTTACACTTTATCCTATAAACAAATCTATCTGCATCAGAAGATGGTAAAACATGGAAGAGCAATGGTGACCTAATAAAACTGCAGCACTGTTGATCAGTGTTGCAGTGTTtctgttatactgtatatacacacaggACATGTagtaacaggaagtgacacggGGTGACACCTGGTCAATagggagcgagagagaagggaaaaataaaaagaagaaaaaaggtaGATTTAACTAGTGAACATTAAGTTAGATTGATTTTTGTTAAtggagttgcattatgggagaaGTAGTATTCAGCATTTCTGGAGTATGACCCATACAGTTCAGGGTATCCCAGCCTCTGCTGGCttgattttgaccattctttttAAATCTGAGTCTTCCAACCTTCTGGAAATGCAAGACTACATCACTTGAGTACTCCTTAAAATAGTTATATGTATTTTCTTCCCTTCCTGGCAGCCTCTGGTTTCCATTCACTAACATAAAGCCAATCAATCACTAATAAAGAACTGTTGCATGTGAATGCAAAACACAGCCACTACACCAAGGGAAACATTTATTTCCATTCAAGAActggaaacaaaaataatgtctGTAAAACAAAACGTGATTGATGATCATATGATACCACCAATATACAGAGCTCAATATGTACTACATAGATATATCTCTTCAACAGAGCGtaaacaaatcacaaaaatattttagattAGGCTATTATTTGGTTATACAAAAAGCCTTCTGCTTCcaatagcagaaaaatgccccAAGACAAAATGTAGTTAAATTCAATAAGACAAATAGTAATGTCATAAAAGCACACTGAAAATTTCAAGTGTATTCCTGCAGGTGTAAAAAGACTTTAGGGTACATTTGACCTGAATTATAGGCACACATAAATCTAAATGACAGGGGAATTTCTAGGAGTGAGAACTAGTGAATAGAGTAAAGGTTTTGCAATAAAATGTGTATGGGAAATAGTTTACAGTaacattcatcatttaaattgAATATACTTTATATTCAATTAAAGGCAGGCTTGTGTAACATTTGGAAACAGCCCGTTTGAACTCAACAACACAACCTGAGATTCCAGAACATGAGCACAACAACTTTGTAACACATTTAAAGTAAGTGAACTAATTTACACTGACAAATGACATTGAGCACAATGCAAATGTCAGCAGTACACTAAATTGATTAAGTTACTCGAAACATTTTATGTGCTTACAAATCTGTCTCTGCATGCTTAAATATCATAACCTGCTCAAATGTGTTTAATGCTTCTTACATAGTTTTGTCTGCCAAACTTCAATATCTATATTTCCaattataatcaatatttatgattcctgaaaaacaaaactgctaaCATACAGCTAACAACCTAACAGCCTACTTTATATAGACTATACTAAATTGtcatgttgctgttgctgtacGTCTGTACTATTTCAACAATACACCTTCTTATTGCTGGTTTTATATTATAAAACCAATTAAGAGTTGGTTTCAAACAAATACAGGCCAGTCATGTAACAATACTGCAGACAAATTTCCTCACATCATCAAAccgaaaaaacaatgtttttaagCGCTGCTctaacattaattagctgaGGACCAATTATACAGTGGATCCTGAGATGTCCCAACACTGATGAAGCCAAACAGAGGCTCATCCAGAGCATCCAAATACTGTTAGGATTGACTCATTGAACATATACTCTCatgttaaataaacattgttGCCTTCCAAATATCCAGAGGACGCATTACATAGCTCCtttatacaataaaataagagaaagaaCTGAcatggtaagaaaaaaaaaaagattttctcaGCTACATCATTGTGCTTGTGTATATGTAGTTAGGAGTTTTCTGCTATCACACTAATGCaatgaaaaggacaaaacaagGTTTCAAGTTATGCTAAATCAAATTGGAAAGTCTGTAGATCTGAGCTTTAAAGTACTgttcacagatgtttttttgtttagtttatgtaaataatagaaaatgtatataatataattagaAATTTTCTAcccagtttttaaaaaaggtatCTGCTCAATATTGTACATTGGTAAGGTTTACAGCTattataaatttaattaaaaaaaagatttttttggTGGCATAAGCTATTTAGTTTTCAGCTTTTCACAATCAAATTTAACTGATATTTTTGGGAAAAGCAAAGATACTGTATTAAAccatcagaaacagaaacagatctGGGTGCTGCCAGTCTAGTAAGGCCTACAAGGTGTGAGCTTACCTTGGCTTTGTTTGGTGTTGTAAGGCATGGGTTAAACAGTCGATAGATTATATATGTTAATTccatggaggaggaagagcaacTGACATGACGGGTTGTGGTGCTCTGTGGGATTTAGCCTACATGAGAGGATGGGTGGTGTGAAACATGGAGACGTCTGGTGGCTCTGTTGCTTCTGGCAGGTAGTGATAGTCTTTGTGGTGGACGTGTCTGTGGTACTTCTGCTTCAGTTGGATCCGCGAGTGTGGAAACATCAGATTCTGTAGAGAAAAAAGGTGACATTAAGACTCAGTGAAGGtttgcacaaacagaaaaggaatACTAGAAGAGAAACAGTGGTCCAGTCCAGAATACAGGCAGTCAGACACACTTGTCATTAACATTGAACAATCACAACATGTGGTTTTGCAGCGTTTCCCCTCTATGCACAGCTTAGTTATATATAGTAAAAAGTGCCTTTTACCTTTCCAGGGTCGTGTGGCAGAACAATGGGTGCCATTCCTTCTGTTCTCTGAGGATACACTTGGTagagctgctgcactgtgggCTCTACAAACTGCAGAAGTAGAACAGGCCGAAATCAGCTCCAGTTCAGAACAAGTTTACtaaacactcagaaaaccaGTAGaatcaaactgaaacattttattttatttaaaatgtacacTATTACACATCCAATCTGAACAGGATCTAGCTTGTTAAAATCATACAAATGCTACAACATTTAACCATGAGCTCAACAGATGTCTCTCCACCAATAAACCGTTTGTCTTCCAATAAGTTAAAAGAGCAAATCTTTCACCAAAGAATTACCATGGGAGCAGAATCACAGTCGTcctttcatgtctgtttttatatttttatttttgttggtgATGTACCTCTGTTGTCGGGTCCTCCATGACAGGCAGAGAAGGCTGGACACAGCTTCCATCAACGGGCTGGTACAGATGTTCTGGCTGCTGGGAGTACATGACTGGACTGGAGGGGATCGGCGACTGGACAACAAGACATTGACGACAGGTGAACAACGGGTTCACCAGAACAAAAAAGAAGGTACGGCTTTATTTTGCTTACCTGGGCGACGGTCCACTGATACTGGTTTGGGACACACTggggaggcagaaaaaaaggagactGTTAAATAAAGTTCAAACCCCTGCTGTACTTGGTAAATGGCGACATGGTGAGAGATCAATAGATCACTAAATGGGCTTAGCTGACCTGGTTGTGGTGATAGGCTGGTTGCTGGTAGACAGGCTGAGACTGAGGGAGTATCACTGGAGGAGAAGGctgcaagagaagaagaatacTTACATCAGACATTTCCTATGTAGTGCGCAGGATCTGGTAGTTCAAGTCTTTAGTTTCTTATGTCTATGTTTACTGCAGTTATGTTATACCGGCTAATTTCTATTGTGTATTGCTAAACTTCTTATTAGTACTACTTCTATTAAGCTACTGGATGATTATACAAATATAACCTTACCAGTGTCATGAAATTAAAGCAATTAATGCTGAGTTTAGAGAAAACTTGCAGAGTGGGACAGAGTATTATGATGTATTCAAATGACAtgcatatttttaaatgaacagtcctttaatatttctatttaagTCAAGTGTTATTTGGGTGTGATATAGAGAGAACTGACAGGCCAGTGGTGGGCAGGAGGGTTCATGTTGGGGCAGTGGAAGTAGGCCACTCCGTTGTGGTAGGTGTAGGGATAGCCTGTGGATGTGGTCAAGGAGAGGGACCCACAGGACATTGGCAGAGGCATTGCAGGGTCAGGGCTGGCCACATGGACACTTTTAACTGGGAAAAGTAGGAAACCacacaatataaacataaaccCATGTCATTTACTGagcatttcaaaaacaaatatgtcaaCTTACGGGTCGGGAACAACTGGAGAGGCCAGTATTTGGTGAGCTTTAAAAATTGACTTAATTATTCAATCCAGGGTTCTTGTTGTGGTTCTGATGAAGAAgcatttccattcatttttttgctgtatCAGTAAAAAGGTACCTTGGCATTTTGGAATTGTACCAAAATCACTTTGCAGGCCATCATAAACCGTGAGTGAATTTTATCAAACTGGTGAGGTAAAAGTGATACGTTGCAGCTTGGTAGTGCCACTGTGTGATCAGGGAAATGGCTAGAAactaaactgaatgaaaataattcaacCATTTGTCAAAAGGTGCTTCAGTATCAGATTGTTGACTTACTTTGTCCTGAGGCTTGCTGCTTTCGGACAGCCTGACCGATGCTGAGCCTCTTGTCTTTGAAACAGATTCCATTTGCCTTTAATATGAGTATTTGAGAGAACAGCAGTCATATTAAAAGTCGAAGTGTGCTAGATAGACTACATTATTATATGTACTTAAGATACTTTTATGGCTTGTTGTACTTACGTTATGAAGGATTTTCATTGCATCTTCTTCGGTCTCAAATGTAACAAACCCATATCTGTCCAAAGAGGTAGAATCAAGACAAACTATGTTTCAGCTGGCTAACAGTAAATCTGTGAATAATGATCAGAGTCAATGGACAGAAAACCATGGCTGCATGTATTATTTATCAGTCAATGTCTGTATATGACAGGAATGAATCAACTCACCCTTTTGACACTCCTAAACGATCTGTTATAATCTTCACCTCTTTCACTACACCATGTTGAGAGAAGAAATGTCGCAGGTCGCTCTCATTAACCTTCAttaacacaaacaccacacacatacaatttCAAATCACTTCAGATCATTTATAATAGCCAACACTACTTGTGTGCACCAATAAGCATCAGGAGGCATCTGTGATAGTTATACAGGTTCTTTTTTGGGTGCACCTCACTGCACATTTTAGACAAATTGAACAGTAAATATTGGAAAATCGACTATCATTCAGGCTGCATCTGAACAATAGAGAGTTGATTGTTTTACATATTAACAGTCTAAAATCTATTTCTGGAGGAATTTGGTGTTATTGCTGACTAAAAGTAGGCCTCCTGTGAATTCTGTTTATTCTCCGGCCACTCTGTCATCCTGACCTTAGCTTATTTATATGATTTGCTGCTCTCTAGTGTCTACCTTTCTACAGTAAGACAAGCCCAAACAGACACTTTGCAGGTGCAAATTTGCAGCTCTCACCTTGTAGTCAAGCCCCCCAACAAAAATACGATTGGGGATAACAGTGCCGAGGTGGAAGGTGTGGTGGGTCGGGCTGTCAGTGCGGTGAGTATTGCCGTCAGCATGGTTTTCTGGAGGTAACTCATCAGGagtggaggagctgctgcaggtgaatgtgaacttgaaaaaaaaaataataataataagacacTAAGGTCTAATCACTTTGTTGGCAAATAAACACTGACTATACTCAGACTGGATCTGGTGAGTGATGTGAGAAAACACCTCTTCCCAACAAGGAAGTAGATGGGTACTGGGATTTCGTACTTGAGGAGTAAGACATTTTTGGGTTTGGATATAAGGACACTTACTTCTGCTATTATATGTTACCAgatcaaaataaattacaagcACAGCAGCATCATCCATTCCTACTCAACAACATCTACTTAAAAATTCTCTTTAGTTCATCTGGCTAGCAAACTACAACGCAACGGGACATGGTCAAAGTTAACGATTTCTTCAAGGTGTGGTGGCATATAACTGCTAACTGTTCATTTCTGTACACTATTTTTGACAGTGATTAATATGACAAAGGGTGGCATACAATGGTGAACCTTCGTTTAACTCCACAGATTTTGGTGAGTAAAACTGCAGATGTAATATAACTGCAACATTAGCTTTTTTGCAATCTAGCTCTGACATAACCTTGCCAATTCCATGAATAAAGTCCAATAAGCTCCAAactattttgtaaaattaaaccATAGGTGAATGACTTAATAACCACCAAGCATCACTCATTAGTTCGCCTCCTAGCtcttttaaatacatttccaaCTTTTATAACTTTAATATCTAAGAACCACTTACAAGTTACACAAGTTAGCATTTTCTAGCTCGGTTGATCTAAGTAAATGGAACTGAGTTTGGGGGAGGAAAGGGGCTCATAATGTATGATGAACTAATCTTACCATGAAGTGTAACAGTGATTAAGTAACTTTCAGGGGCGGAGGAAGTATTCAAAGCTCTTACTTCAATGAAAGTAGtgacacagtgtaaaaatactctgttacaaaTCAAACTCGAACAAAAGTAAAACTGTATAACTATTAGCATCTAAACATAAAGtagcaaaagtaaaagtacacattatgcagaatggccaTTTCAGAATACCTTactcaagaaaaacacaagtacctcaaa harbors:
- the LOC130165220 gene encoding protein boule-like isoform X1 translates to MRSCVKLGAREQVAKEADFNQMNVAMEVENQNAFTFTCSSSSTPDELPPENHADGNTHRTDSPTHHTFHLGTVIPNRIFVGGLDYKVNESDLRHFFSQHGVVKEVKIITDRLGVSKGYGFVTFETEEDAMKILHNANGICFKDKRLSIGQAVRKQQASGQIKSVHVASPDPAMPLPMSCGSLSLTTSTGYPYTYHNGVAYFHCPNMNPPAHHWPPSPPVILPQSQPVYQQPAYHHNQCVPNQYQWTVAQSPIPSSPVMYSQQPEHLYQPVDGSCVQPSLPVMEDPTTEFVEPTVQQLYQVYPQRTEGMAPIVLPHDPGKNLMFPHSRIQLKQKYHRHVHHKDYHYLPEATEPPDVSMFHTTHPLM
- the LOC130165226 gene encoding gamma-crystallin M2-like encodes the protein MGKIIFYEDRNFQGRHHECMSDCADLHPYFNRCNSIRVESGCFMVYERPNYLGHQYFLRRGEYSDNQRMIGINDCIRSCRMIPMHRGSYRIRLYERPDMAGQMQEVSDDCPNVQDRLRMSDINSCNVVDGHWLLYDQPNYKGRTYYLRPGEYRRYSDWGGASPRIGSLRRITDFN
- the LOC130165220 gene encoding protein boule-like isoform X2, whose protein sequence is MNVAMEVENQNAFTFTCSSSSTPDELPPENHADGNTHRTDSPTHHTFHLGTVIPNRIFVGGLDYKVNESDLRHFFSQHGVVKEVKIITDRLGVSKGYGFVTFETEEDAMKILHNANGICFKDKRLSIGQAVRKQQASGQIKSVHVASPDPAMPLPMSCGSLSLTTSTGYPYTYHNGVAYFHCPNMNPPAHHWPPSPPVILPQSQPVYQQPAYHHNQCVPNQYQWTVAQSPIPSSPVMYSQQPEHLYQPVDGSCVQPSLPVMEDPTTEFVEPTVQQLYQVYPQRTEGMAPIVLPHDPGKNLMFPHSRIQLKQKYHRHVHHKDYHYLPEATEPPDVSMFHTTHPLM